Proteins encoded by one window of Kribbella flavida DSM 17836:
- a CDS encoding acyltransferase has translation MRLLSVENLRWVVRHRAWTPYYLKRYWRFAWFKLRHPQVITEGFVFLGKKLEIVARPGHGRIVLGKWVHLGDETRLRAHEGTLRIGDKVVFARDVTVNCYLDIEIGASTLIADWTYICDFDHKTEDLDLPIKDQGLVKSPVRIGPDCWLATKVTVTRGADIGRGAVIGANSVARGNIPEYAVAVGVPAVVVRDRVSRYAADAERRAYLAGLARENEQTAARLRAGQPVRPAGQDGTGGGEVGAEAAGGSGDTSRGNGGPAVGDAPDARQGFSSYSPVGQYVPDTGGEEHQRG, from the coding sequence ATGCGGTTGTTGTCGGTCGAGAACCTGCGCTGGGTGGTGCGCCACCGGGCGTGGACGCCGTACTACCTGAAGCGCTACTGGCGGTTCGCCTGGTTCAAGCTGCGGCACCCGCAGGTGATCACCGAGGGATTTGTTTTTCTCGGCAAGAAGCTGGAGATCGTCGCCCGGCCCGGGCACGGCCGGATCGTGCTCGGCAAGTGGGTGCACCTGGGCGACGAGACCCGGCTGCGCGCGCACGAGGGCACGCTGCGGATCGGCGACAAGGTGGTGTTCGCCCGCGACGTGACGGTGAACTGCTACCTGGACATCGAGATCGGCGCCTCCACCCTGATCGCGGACTGGACCTACATCTGCGACTTCGACCACAAGACCGAGGACCTGGACCTGCCGATCAAGGACCAGGGGCTGGTGAAGTCCCCGGTCCGGATCGGCCCGGACTGCTGGCTGGCCACCAAGGTCACCGTCACCCGCGGCGCCGACATCGGCCGCGGCGCGGTGATCGGCGCGAACAGCGTTGCCCGTGGCAACATTCCGGAGTACGCCGTGGCGGTCGGGGTGCCGGCCGTCGTGGTGCGGGACCGGGTCAGCCGGTACGCCGCGGACGCGGAGCGCCGGGCCTACCTGGCCGGACTCGCCCGCGAGAACGAGCAGACGGCGGCCCGGCTGCGCGCGGGACAGCCCGTGCGGCCGGCCGGCCAGGACGGAACGGGTGGTGGCGAGGTGGGTGCTGAGGCGGCCGGTGGTTCCGGCGACACGTCGAGGGGTAACGGGGGACCGGCTGTCGGCGACGCGCCGGACGCGCGCCAGGGGTTCTCAAGTTACTCGCCAGTCGGGCAGTATGTCCCGGACACCGGCGGAGAGGAGCACCAGCGTGGCTGA
- a CDS encoding class I SAM-dependent methyltransferase, whose amino-acid sequence MTTTSQGSADKPAATAEEVEAAWNDNKLAQVLYHDWEASTYDEKWSISYDERCVSYARDRFTAIAGTDGWPYGRSLEIGAGTGFFTLNLKLAGVLNEAHVTDLSPGMVAAAKRNADTLGFAVEGKVADAEKLPYDDNTFDLVIGHAVIHHIPDVELAFREMLRVLKPGGRFVICGEPTRYGDFVARRLSRFTWWATTNLTRLPALTDWRRPQAELDESSRAAALEAVVDLHTFDPDTLARMAERAGASEVRTVTEELLAAWVGWPIRTFEAAVPEQKLGFGWRMFAYKSWLQLSKVDKVLSQVVPDELYYNVSITGVAR is encoded by the coding sequence ATGACCACGACATCTCAGGGCTCCGCCGACAAGCCCGCCGCCACCGCCGAAGAGGTCGAGGCGGCCTGGAACGACAACAAGCTGGCCCAGGTTCTCTACCACGACTGGGAAGCCTCGACGTACGACGAGAAGTGGTCGATCTCGTACGACGAGCGCTGCGTCAGCTACGCCCGCGACCGGTTCACCGCGATCGCCGGCACCGACGGCTGGCCGTACGGCAGGTCGCTGGAGATCGGCGCCGGCACCGGCTTCTTCACGCTGAACCTGAAGCTGGCCGGGGTGCTGAACGAGGCCCACGTCACCGACCTGTCGCCGGGCATGGTGGCGGCCGCCAAGCGCAACGCCGACACGCTCGGCTTCGCGGTCGAGGGCAAGGTCGCCGACGCCGAGAAGCTGCCGTACGACGACAACACCTTCGACCTGGTGATCGGCCACGCGGTGATCCACCACATTCCCGACGTCGAGCTGGCGTTCCGGGAGATGCTGCGGGTGCTCAAGCCCGGCGGCCGGTTCGTGATCTGCGGCGAACCCACCCGGTACGGCGACTTCGTGGCGCGGCGGCTGTCGCGGTTCACCTGGTGGGCGACGACCAACCTGACCAGGCTGCCGGCACTGACCGACTGGCGCCGTCCGCAGGCGGAGCTGGACGAGTCGTCCCGCGCGGCCGCCCTGGAGGCCGTCGTCGACCTGCACACCTTCGACCCGGACACGCTGGCCCGGATGGCGGAGCGGGCCGGCGCGTCCGAGGTACGGACGGTGACCGAGGAGCTGCTGGCCGCCTGGGTGGGCTGGCCGATCCGCACCTTCGAGGCCGCCGTGCCGGAGCAGAAGCTCGGGTTCGGCTGGCGGATGTTCGCCTACAAGTCGTGGCTGCAGCTGTCGAAGGTCGACAAGGTGCTGTCCCAGGTGGTTCCGGACGAGCTGTACTACAACGTGTCGATCACGGGCGTCGCCCGCTGA
- a CDS encoding Gfo/Idh/MocA family protein, translating to MSLKVAIASFAHTHAASYASLLARTPDVQVLTADPDGASAPDAGPRGADFAAAFGVDHVDSYDELFAWGPDAVVVTSENALHRPLVERAAAAGAHVLCEKPLATEVADGEAMLAACEAAGVILMIAYPVRFAPSYGRLRASVEAGRLGEVFAVLGTNNGKIPYAQRQWFTDAKLAGGGALVDHTVHCADLIDGLTGGSEAVRVHAAANRVLHQDKDVEVETGGLVTITYANGLLATIDCSWSVPDNGPTWGGVTLQVTGTNGSVEIAPFLPHVGGTDASGEVYLPVAGDLDAAMLGEFLAAVRTSGPAVPGQPPSVVPQPDGDVGLRTLRIVDAARRSAHSGQPVDL from the coding sequence CGCACACCCACGCGGCGTCGTACGCGTCGCTGCTCGCCCGGACCCCCGACGTGCAGGTGCTGACGGCCGATCCGGACGGCGCGTCGGCTCCGGACGCCGGTCCGCGCGGGGCCGACTTCGCCGCCGCCTTCGGGGTGGACCACGTCGACTCGTACGACGAACTGTTCGCCTGGGGCCCGGACGCGGTCGTGGTGACGAGCGAGAACGCGCTGCACCGGCCGCTGGTCGAGCGCGCGGCCGCCGCCGGCGCGCACGTGCTCTGCGAGAAGCCGCTGGCCACCGAGGTCGCCGACGGGGAGGCGATGCTGGCCGCGTGCGAGGCCGCCGGGGTGATCCTGATGATCGCCTACCCAGTCCGCTTCGCGCCGTCGTACGGGCGGTTGCGGGCGTCGGTCGAGGCCGGTCGGCTGGGTGAGGTGTTCGCGGTACTGGGCACGAACAACGGGAAGATCCCGTACGCCCAGCGGCAGTGGTTCACCGACGCCAAGCTGGCGGGCGGGGGAGCGCTGGTGGACCACACCGTGCACTGCGCCGACCTGATCGACGGGCTGACCGGTGGATCGGAGGCGGTCCGGGTGCACGCCGCGGCGAACCGCGTGCTGCACCAGGACAAGGACGTCGAGGTGGAGACCGGTGGGTTGGTCACGATCACCTACGCGAACGGCCTGCTCGCCACGATCGACTGCTCCTGGAGCGTGCCGGACAACGGCCCGACCTGGGGTGGCGTGACGCTGCAGGTCACCGGCACCAACGGCTCGGTGGAGATCGCCCCGTTCCTCCCGCACGTCGGCGGCACCGACGCGTCCGGTGAGGTCTACCTGCCCGTCGCCGGCGACCTGGACGCCGCCATGCTCGGCGAGTTCCTCGCCGCGGTCCGCACCTCCGGCCCCGCAGTCCCCGGCCAGCCCCCGTCCGTCGTCCCCCAACCCGACGGCGACGTAGGCCTGCGCACCCTCCGCATAGTCGACGCCGCCCGCCGCTCCGCCCACTCCGGCCAACCAGTCGACCTGTAA
- a CDS encoding class I SAM-dependent methyltransferase: MTETLPLTGERTAPGIWHENYWFARHEAAYRWIADTLSPNGRVLDAGCGEGYGAELLRQAGAAPVFGLDYEGTTLRHVAKAYPQIGPVQGNLVQTGFAGASFDLVTSLQTIEHLWEQPRFVAECARILAPGGTLVLTTPNTLTFPAGNWYHTKELTAAELVDLVRAHFEVVDVLGLWHGPRLSAWEDVNGSCVTAQLADDHQHWRADLQALVTGTSYRDFEIRAGAMDDSLDLFVVARKPADDPA, from the coding sequence GTGACCGAGACGTTACCGCTTACCGGCGAACGGACTGCCCCGGGGATCTGGCACGAGAACTACTGGTTCGCGCGCCACGAGGCCGCCTACCGCTGGATCGCGGACACCCTGAGCCCGAACGGCCGTGTCCTCGACGCCGGCTGCGGCGAGGGCTACGGCGCGGAACTGCTCCGGCAAGCCGGCGCGGCCCCGGTGTTCGGTCTCGACTACGAAGGTACGACGCTTCGGCACGTCGCCAAGGCTTATCCACAGATCGGTCCGGTGCAGGGCAATCTCGTCCAGACCGGGTTCGCGGGCGCGAGCTTCGACCTGGTCACCTCCCTGCAGACCATCGAACATCTGTGGGAGCAGCCACGGTTCGTGGCGGAGTGCGCGCGGATCCTCGCCCCGGGCGGCACGCTCGTCCTGACCACCCCGAACACACTGACCTTCCCGGCCGGCAACTGGTACCACACCAAGGAGCTGACAGCCGCCGAGCTGGTCGACCTGGTCCGGGCCCACTTCGAGGTGGTCGACGTGCTCGGTCTCTGGCACGGCCCGCGGCTGTCGGCCTGGGAGGACGTCAACGGTTCCTGCGTCACTGCGCAACTGGCCGACGACCATCAGCACTGGCGCGCCGATCTGCAGGCGCTGGTGACGGGCACGTCGTACCGGGACTTCGAGATCCGGGCGGGCGCGATGGACGACAGCCTCGACCTCTTCGTGGTCGCCCGGAAGCCGGCCGACGACCCAGCGTGA
- a CDS encoding enoyl-CoA hydratase/isomerase family protein, translated as MGEFVNLTVADGVGTIRLDRPKMNALNVQVQEEIRAAAVEASTNDEVRAVVIYGGEKVFAAGADIKEMAEMSYPDMVKRSGPLQSSLSAVAAIPKPTVAAITGYALGGGCELALCADYRIAAEDAKLGQPEILLGIIPGAGGTQRLSRLIGPSKAKDLIYTGRFVDTAESLRIGLVDQVVPAAEVYDAAVAWAGQFSGAAALALRAAKQAIDAGLGVDLHTGLEIERQQFAALFATEDRATGMKSFVENGPGKARFSGN; from the coding sequence ATGGGCGAGTTCGTCAACCTGACGGTGGCCGACGGCGTCGGCACGATCCGGCTGGACCGGCCGAAGATGAACGCGCTGAACGTCCAGGTCCAGGAGGAGATCCGCGCCGCGGCCGTCGAGGCGAGCACGAACGACGAGGTCCGCGCGGTGGTGATCTACGGCGGCGAGAAGGTGTTCGCGGCCGGTGCGGACATCAAGGAGATGGCCGAGATGTCCTACCCGGACATGGTGAAGCGCTCCGGTCCGCTGCAGTCGTCGCTGTCCGCGGTCGCCGCGATCCCGAAGCCGACGGTCGCGGCGATCACCGGCTACGCGCTCGGCGGCGGGTGCGAGCTCGCGCTGTGCGCCGACTACCGGATCGCCGCCGAGGACGCGAAGCTCGGTCAGCCCGAGATTCTGCTCGGCATCATTCCCGGCGCCGGCGGCACGCAGCGGCTGTCCCGGCTGATCGGCCCGTCCAAGGCCAAGGACCTGATCTACACCGGCCGGTTCGTCGACACCGCGGAGTCGCTGCGGATCGGCCTGGTCGACCAGGTCGTGCCCGCCGCCGAGGTGTACGACGCGGCGGTGGCCTGGGCCGGGCAGTTCTCCGGTGCCGCCGCGCTCGCGCTGCGGGCGGCCAAGCAGGCGATCGACGCCGGGCTCGGGGTCGACCTGCACACCGGGCTGGAGATCGAGCGGCAGCAGTTCGCCGCGCTGTTCGCCACCGAGGACCGCGCGACCGGGATGAAGTCCTTCGTCGAGAACGGCCCCGGCAAGGCCCGGTTCTCCGGCAACTAG
- a CDS encoding electron transfer flavoprotein subunit beta/FixA family protein, with protein sequence MKIVVCAKFVPDATADRRFRSEDNTVDRAGVDGLLSELDEYAVEAALTVKENGDAEVTVLTVGPEQAADAVKKGLQMGADAGVHVLDDAIHGSDAVGTSLILAKALAKLEADLVVFGMGSTDGTMGVVPAMVSERLGLPAVTLGSEVSVDGDTVRIRRDGDAASDTIEGKLPLVLSVSDQANEPRYPSFKGIMAAKKKPVETWSLADLEISPDQVGTAAAWTEVTEVTARPPRSAGTIVTDEDGSGATQLVEFLSTSKFL encoded by the coding sequence ATGAAGATCGTCGTCTGCGCGAAGTTCGTGCCGGATGCCACCGCGGACCGCCGCTTCCGCTCCGAGGACAACACGGTGGACCGCGCCGGGGTCGACGGGCTGCTGTCCGAGCTGGACGAGTACGCCGTCGAGGCCGCGCTGACCGTCAAGGAGAACGGCGACGCCGAGGTGACCGTGCTCACGGTCGGCCCCGAGCAGGCCGCCGACGCCGTGAAGAAGGGTCTGCAGATGGGCGCCGACGCCGGCGTCCACGTGCTCGACGACGCCATCCACGGCTCCGACGCGGTCGGCACCTCGCTGATCCTGGCCAAGGCGCTGGCCAAGCTGGAGGCCGACCTGGTCGTGTTCGGCATGGGCTCGACCGACGGCACCATGGGTGTCGTGCCGGCGATGGTCTCCGAGCGGCTCGGTCTGCCCGCCGTCACCCTCGGCTCCGAGGTGAGCGTGGACGGCGACACCGTCCGGATCCGCCGCGACGGCGACGCCGCCAGCGACACGATCGAGGGCAAGCTGCCGCTGGTGCTGAGCGTCAGCGACCAGGCCAACGAGCCGCGCTACCCGTCGTTCAAGGGCATCATGGCCGCGAAGAAGAAGCCGGTCGAGACCTGGTCACTGGCCGACCTGGAGATCTCGCCGGACCAGGTCGGCACCGCCGCGGCCTGGACCGAGGTCACCGAGGTGACCGCCCGCCCGCCGCGTTCGGCCGGCACGATCGTCACCGACGAGGACGGTAGCGGCGCTACCCAGCTCGTCGAGTTCCTGTCCACCAGCAAGTTCCTCTGA
- a CDS encoding PucR family transcriptional regulator, translating into MTNRPRASLGRVLDDLGATLLELLHGDPDLPVEIGGVVTHDPVDEPPMPRHALVLGVGLRDPLVIAALLRELGAQQAAGLVVRVPLLSHEAVTSAVADSGVALLGLTRGASWDQLGVLLRSLLADGDVGVAGADTLGGMPAGDLFALANAAAALLDAPVTIEDRSSRVLAFSGRQDEADTARVETILGRQVPQRFSRILAEQGIFRELYRTDRPVYVPPLPATENEFTIPRMAVAVRAGDEILGSIWAAVHGPLSEERSQALRDAAKLVAMHMLRIRAGADVERRLRADLVSTALEGGAGAREALNRLGLADQPVAVLALGISELAAGTDFGDAGLVTERQRLADAFAMHLGAVHPRSAAALVGDVAYGLIPVHRDRTDGEARAVRLGTDFLDRIGDRVTAQIGVGPVVQDAFRLPHAREGADRALRVLRAGRGTQRVARMTDVHVEALVLELRDLVAARGDQPTGPVARLFAYDAQHNTNLVETLRAWLDAFGDVIAAAASLYVHPNTFRYRLRRLAEVGELDLDDPEARFAAMLQLRVVAPPPPPTSAS; encoded by the coding sequence GTGACGAATCGACCGCGCGCCAGCCTCGGACGGGTTCTCGACGACCTGGGCGCCACCCTGCTCGAGCTGTTGCACGGCGATCCGGACCTGCCCGTCGAGATCGGCGGCGTCGTCACGCACGACCCCGTGGACGAGCCGCCGATGCCGCGGCACGCCCTGGTGCTCGGGGTCGGCCTGCGCGACCCGCTGGTCATCGCGGCGTTGCTGCGGGAGCTCGGCGCTCAGCAAGCCGCCGGTCTGGTCGTCCGGGTGCCGCTGCTGTCCCACGAGGCTGTCACCAGCGCCGTGGCCGACTCCGGGGTCGCGCTGCTCGGGCTGACCCGCGGCGCGTCCTGGGACCAGCTCGGCGTGCTGCTTCGCTCGTTGCTGGCCGACGGGGACGTGGGCGTGGCCGGAGCCGACACGCTGGGCGGCATGCCGGCCGGTGACCTCTTCGCGCTGGCGAACGCGGCCGCCGCCCTGCTCGACGCGCCGGTCACCATCGAGGACCGCAGCTCGCGCGTGCTGGCCTTCTCCGGACGGCAGGACGAAGCCGACACCGCCCGGGTGGAGACGATCCTCGGTCGGCAGGTGCCGCAACGGTTCTCGCGGATCCTGGCCGAGCAGGGCATCTTCCGCGAGCTCTACCGCACGGATCGCCCGGTGTACGTTCCGCCGCTGCCGGCCACCGAGAACGAGTTCACCATTCCCCGGATGGCCGTCGCGGTCCGGGCCGGCGACGAGATTCTCGGCTCGATCTGGGCCGCGGTGCACGGTCCGCTCAGCGAGGAACGGTCCCAGGCGTTGCGCGACGCGGCCAAGCTGGTGGCGATGCACATGCTGCGCATCCGGGCCGGCGCGGACGTCGAACGCCGGCTCCGGGCGGACCTGGTCAGCACGGCCCTCGAAGGCGGAGCCGGCGCTCGGGAAGCCCTGAACCGGTTGGGCCTGGCCGACCAGCCGGTCGCCGTACTGGCGCTGGGGATCTCGGAGCTGGCGGCGGGAACCGACTTCGGGGACGCCGGTCTGGTCACCGAGCGGCAACGCCTCGCGGACGCGTTCGCGATGCACCTCGGCGCGGTGCACCCGCGGTCGGCGGCCGCGCTGGTCGGCGACGTGGCGTACGGGTTGATTCCGGTGCACCGCGACCGCACGGACGGCGAAGCGCGGGCCGTCCGGCTCGGCACCGACTTCCTCGACCGGATCGGCGACCGGGTGACCGCGCAGATCGGCGTCGGCCCGGTGGTCCAGGACGCGTTCCGGCTGCCGCATGCCCGCGAGGGCGCCGACCGCGCGCTCCGGGTCCTCCGGGCCGGTCGCGGTACGCAACGGGTCGCCCGGATGACCGACGTCCACGTGGAAGCCCTGGTGCTGGAGCTCCGCGACCTCGTCGCCGCCCGGGGCGACCAGCCGACCGGCCCGGTTGCCCGCCTGTTCGCGTACGACGCCCAGCACAACACCAATCTGGTGGAAACCCTGCGCGCCTGGCTGGACGCGTTCGGCGACGTGATCGCGGCGGCCGCGTCCCTCTACGTGCACCCCAACACCTTCCGCTACCGGCTCCGCCGCCTCGCCGAGGTCGGCGAGCTCGACCTCGACGACCCCGAAGCCAGGTTCGCCGCCATGCTGCAACTCCGCGTCGTCGCCCCGCCTCCGCCCCCGACGAGCGCTAGCTGA
- a CDS encoding electron transfer flavoprotein subunit alpha/FixB family protein codes for MSNVLVLVDHVGGKVRKTTAELLTIARRLGEPVAVYIGAGVTDALPALGQYGATKVIALTDAELGQYLVAPKAEALQQVAAKVEPAVILIPSSAEGKEIAARLAVKLESGLITDAVDVQAGDDGPVTTQSVFAGNYTVQAKVTHGTPIITVKPNAATPEVAETGPEVEEFEVSISDAAKTARITESKPREATGRPELTEAAIIVSGGRGTGGDFGPVEAFADSLGAAVGASRAAVDSGWYPHAYQVGQTGKTVSPQLYVAAGISGAIQHRAGMQTSKTIVAVNKDEEAPIFELVDFGVVGDLHKVLPAATEEVTKRKS; via the coding sequence ATGTCGAACGTTCTCGTTCTCGTTGACCACGTCGGTGGCAAGGTCCGCAAGACGACCGCGGAGCTGCTGACCATCGCCCGCCGCCTCGGTGAGCCGGTCGCCGTCTACATCGGTGCCGGTGTCACGGACGCGCTGCCCGCGCTCGGCCAGTACGGCGCCACCAAGGTGATCGCGCTGACCGACGCCGAGCTCGGCCAGTACCTGGTGGCCCCGAAGGCCGAGGCGCTGCAGCAGGTCGCGGCCAAGGTGGAGCCGGCCGTCATCCTGATCCCGTCGAGCGCCGAGGGCAAGGAGATCGCCGCGCGGCTCGCGGTCAAGCTGGAGTCCGGCCTGATCACCGACGCCGTCGACGTCCAGGCCGGCGACGACGGCCCGGTGACCACCCAGTCGGTCTTCGCCGGCAACTACACCGTGCAGGCCAAGGTCACCCACGGCACGCCGATCATCACCGTCAAGCCGAACGCGGCGACCCCCGAGGTGGCCGAGACCGGCCCGGAGGTGGAGGAGTTCGAGGTCTCGATCTCCGACGCCGCCAAGACCGCGCGCATCACCGAGTCCAAGCCCCGGGAGGCCACCGGTCGTCCGGAGCTCACCGAGGCCGCCATCATCGTGTCCGGCGGTCGGGGGACCGGTGGTGACTTCGGTCCGGTCGAGGCCTTCGCCGACTCGCTCGGTGCCGCCGTCGGCGCGTCCCGCGCGGCCGTCGACTCCGGCTGGTACCCGCACGCCTACCAGGTCGGCCAGACCGGCAAGACCGTCTCGCCGCAGCTGTACGTCGCGGCGGGCATCTCCGGCGCGATCCAGCACCGGGCCGGCATGCAGACCTCGAAGACCATCGTCGCGGTGAACAAGGACGAGGAAGCGCCGATCTTCGAGCTGGTGGACTTCGGCGTCGTCGGCGACCTGCACAAGGTGCTGCCGGCCGCCACCGAAGAGGTCACCAAGCGCAAGTCCTGA